CAACTTTAACCTTATTTTCCATCAAGGCATTCAAACTAATTCATGAACTTCACTGTTACTATTCACATCATATATATGTTTTGAtgaataaatatattgaaattaatGATCATGTTAACATTCATATTGCCGTACTTAGATTCTAATTCCAAAACAATGTAAATCAATTTAGTAGCTATATAATCTATAGTCCCCCTATATTGGATAACTAATATACAAAACATCTATTAACACCAAATACACAATCTTTATGCATGATTTATACTTCTAGTAATAATAGATTAATCACATTTACCcttccatttctctctctctctctatatatataaataatcgAATAAAGTTGTCAACACATAAGCCTATCTCATAGTCTAAACATATGCTTCAATTTTCATAAAACTTGAAATAACTAATAAAAACATGGTTATTATCATTCCTCTATGAATCTTATATCCATcaactattttaattaggatcagCTCATACCTTCATGAATCCTCAAAATAACCATAAATTTTAAGCTAACAAATTCAACGTAGTATAGATTTATGAAATAGATTAAAGTAAGAAGGATACCTTGATTTTGCTCATAAACACACGATCTCATATCACATTCTTCTTGAATTGTAGCCTagaaattacataaaatttccctttttcctctctcttctgtttttattttatttttttattttattttattttattttatttatttgttgctcttctgtttttattttatttttttattttatctatttgttGAGAAAGAGAGGGGCCGGAAGTCCCCCCTTTAAAATAAGGGAGTAGAAGGCTTTATATATTGCTAAACATGTTCTAGAATTATCAACCCCATTCTCTTCTATTTactatacacacacatatatataaactCTTTTCAATATTACTCCTGTTTATttttgtggaggtaagggtGGACAAATGTCATTACCTAATTTAgtctatttatttaactatcCTCAAGATCATTCTAATTACACAAAGTATTGGAAACTCATTTTTCCCCAATTCCTCTACATCACACGCCTACCATCAAAATTGGAAAAGaataggagtatataaattCTTCCATTAGTACTACATTAAAAAGACATCATATTAGCACCAAAAAAAGACATCATATTAATATCTTGATTATTCCACACTATACATTTGTAGAACCTCATTTCGGCCCATTTAGTACATAGAAATagaatttgatttatatccGTTAGACTACTAAtttatacacacacatatagaTTACTGTatccaatttaatttaaaatatatatttcttctaaCTCAATTTAAAATAGCCTAGAGATTACTTAATCTCGCACATTTGGGAGATCGGTTCATTACCCCAAACATGGAAGAACAAAACTTGCACCCTATATTATTATAAGTGTGTACTTGTTAGTTATGAGGTCAATCAAAAAGGATATAGATGTTATGATCCAAAGAGAATAACAgtagaagagaaaataaaataagaaaaataagtgTTTTGGAGTCTGCCAAAAAAATGACTCTAATGGAACATCCTATAAAAGTATATGATCCAAACTTAATAAAACATAGGGAATACTTCTTTAATCACCTTATAGGTCATAAGGATAGTGAGAATtaataatacttcatccgtcccattaaaGTAGTGTGGATACTAGAACTCATCTTATTATTACTAGGGCTGGGTCGATACGGTATATTGTATCGAAAATTttgtatcgttatcgtatcaaaaatatcgatatgaaagaatttcatatcatTACCGTATCAaaagtttcggtataccggatttcggtataccgatatTTCGGTATGGATAATATCTATGCCATTACCGTATCGAAATTTTGGTATATcgtaccgaacttcggtataccgttcTGAACGGTTTATCGAAATTAAATGGATATCTAATTATGATTTTAGGGTttccaataaatattttttgaatatataaataaattagatggatatctatttatgatttttaaacttttaatcttaaaaaaataaattatattaatattataatcagTATAAACGGTATGTATCGATAATTCAATACGtattgatttttgatatatttcgGTATACTgataatatcgatatatatcgtatattctaTATTaaacggtataccgcggtatatgaaaattcatattgttatcgtatcgaaaacttacgatacggtattgtATCGTACCATAAATTTCGGTATATAAAAAATTCGatatttttcggtacgatacgATCGATAGACCGTTTTTCAGTATATTTACCCATCCCTATTTGCACTTGGTATAAGATGTGCCTTCTCGATTGAGCCAGTTCAGCAAGTTCTCCTCTTTTATCATCTCAGAAACGTGCTTACATCCTTGCAGAAGATAGAGTACAGAATGAGCATGCACCGATCCATATCGACCAGACCAGGATTCTCCCGCAAGATCTCAAACTAGCACGGGATTGCACACATCTCAACCATCTCCTTGATGGAATTCAAATTGGTCGAAAGGAGTGCAAGAATCTCAAGCATCTTACTCTTGAGCATTTAATTGTTCAACTTTACCATGACCACTTTCGCTAGGCCTTATGTTCTAACTCTAGCCTAGTTCTCACTCAGTTTACACAACTTGCAAATCGCGGCACGACCTCTTTCATTCCAAATTCATACTCATCGTCCTCCAACATATTGATGAGGGGAGCCAAGTTATCGGCTTCAAAGAGTGCAGCCACCAGTTGTGCTACGACATGATTAGAATTATATTCTGGTGGCTCAAATGCATGATTCTCGTGCCACATCGTTATCATTCTGTGCATCACGTGGTTTGGTACGAGAACCGTGTGTGACAGTTTTCTCCTAGTTTTTGGGCATGCATCCCCTAGCATCAACCCAGCCTTCTATGAAGTGACGATCGCACGTCTGTCCAATTCCAAAAAAAAGCTTtagaaacaaaaaattatgAGATAGCAAGAGGGGATGAAGAACAAACCGTTCCAGTCGAAATAATAACAGGATCAATCATTATTATCCCAGAGAAAGGGCAGGTGAACTGCTCTGGTATCGCCATATCATCTGCAACCATCCATTTGCAGTAGTAATTGGGggtgaatattaatttttttcttacaaGGGATGGGGTGAATAATACCACTGAACTACAACAATAGTAGTTGGACAAATATTACTTGAAGATTGAGCTATCTAGTAAACAATAGATTAGTGTATAGTACTATTTGTTACCTATTCAGGCTAGTCTTAAATAGTAAACTGCACAATCACAACAATAAAACATCCTGACAATTTTTAGTTCATCTTCAAAGTATATATCTGAAACAGACATTATTCTTTATCATTATTGCAGATGCATGAATTCTACATATACATATGAATACATAGATAAGGTAATAAACTAAAGTAGCAAAAACGTTTGGCACATTTATGCAACAGCATATATAACACTTTGTAAGGTTAAACTTTGATAATTTTGAAAGAAAATTAAATGCAGGCAGCTTCATGACATGAAAAATGACCAGACTTAGCAAGTACATTTCCACCCCCTCAACTTGCTTAGAAATGAAAAACCAGGAATAAAAAATGGAAACTACTTAACTGAGGCACAATTAGGGTTGGATCGATACGGTatattgtattgaaaattttgtatctttatcgtatcgaaaatatcgatatgaaagaatttcatatcgttactGTATCGAAAGTTTAGGTATACCGGATTTCGGTATTCCGAAATTTCGGTATGGATAATATCTATACCGTTACCGTATCgaaatttcgatatatcgtacaaaaatttcggtataccgttatgAACGGTATATTGAAATTACATggatatctatttatgattttaggatttccaataaatatattttgagtatataaataaattaaatggatgtctatttatgattttaaatttttaatcttaaaaaaataaattatattattattataatctgTATGTGTCGATAGTACAATACATATTGATTTTCGATATATTTCGTTATACCgataatatcgatatatattGTATATTCAATATAaaacggtataccgcggtataaaaaattcatatcgttatcgtatcgaaaacttacgatacggtattgtATCGTACCGAAAATTTCGGTATACAAAAAATTCgatatttttcgatatttttttgtACGATACAATCGATATACCATTTTTTCGGTATATTTACCTAGCCTTAATTATTACTGCTTCAATGGTGGTATTGgttgtaaataacttgatgtATAGGGTAATAAATTGGGACATCTTTTCATAAATGGAACTGCTCATTTCTATGGGACATACGAAAAtaaaaagtgcacatatttttatgcgaCGGATGGAATATATGATTTGTAGTTATGGGACTTATTTGGGTGTGGCCTGGACTCGTCCAGGGCTAAGTTTTTTTATGGTTCTAGGCCTAGGCTGGGTTGGGTTTCAAATAATCGTGGGCTTGGGTTGGGCCTGAAAAACGGTCCAATGAGATCACTTCCACCAATGAGCTCAGCCCAGACCCCACTTTGTTTCGCTGGCCTAAGTCAACTCATATCGAGTCTAAGCCATGCTAAGCTGAGTCGGTCTGATAAATTTGACAACTCTACTTTGATATTAGACCTACAAAGACTTCGATATAATCTTTGATATTAGGATGATCTAATATCTAAAATTCGAATCCCACCAACATAAATCTCAATTTTCCTTAATTGATAACCAACATATCAAATTTGGCGAGGATTATTTACATTTAAGAACTTCGAGAGCtaagttaaaaataaaaacacagtAGCAAATAAGAACATTAAGGATACAACAATAGTGATCATCCAAATATAACAAGAATCAAGCAGCAATGTTATAGCGAATGTGCCTAAGCAGCACGGGCATAACAACTTCAGGCGAGCTGAGCTGCGGAAGGTGGCCGTCGGTGGACATGACCTCGACGATGGAGTCCCCACCGAGGTTCTGGTGGAGGTACTCAGACACCACCACCGGAACGGCCAGGTCCTTGACGCTCTGGATGATGTGGCACGGCACAGTGACGTGGCGAAGGAGTGGCCTGGCGTCGCTGTAGAATATGGTTTGGGCGACGCTCAGCGCTATGTCCGGTCTCATGTTGAAGAGAGTCCGGCTGAATTCCTGCACCGACACGGACTCCATGTCGCCGCCCACACACAGCGGGGCGAACCCGTCGCACCATGCCTTGTAGTTCGATTTCATCGCCTCGAATAACTGTATGAGCTCCGTCTGCTCAAATCCGCCGTAGTAGTCCGCCTCGTTCACATACCTGAATTATTTCAAATCTGTAATTCACTATTCTCTTTCTCAAATCTGATTAAATATCAGTTTCCTCTTTCAAATCTTTCTCAAATTAGTTTAGAATTATGAATTATTCCAACGAAATGACTAGTCTCTGTTACTCCAAAACTCACCAAATCCAATCAAACAGTTGaaatttcgaattaaaaaaaaaaatcctaattCGCGCTTCTAATCAAATTCGCATTTCATTCTCTACGATAACACAAAATTGGATGAAGCAACGTACTTAATTCGCTCTTCTAATCAAATTAGTTCAGAAATGTGAATTATTCCAACGAAATGACTAGTTTCTGTTTCTCCAAAACTCAGTGAAAGCAATCAAACagttgaaatttcaaattaaaaaaatccgaATTCGCGCTTGTAATCAAATTCGCATTTTACTCTCTACGAAAACACAAAATTAGATGAAGAAACGTACTTAATTCGCTCTTCTAATCGAATTAACATCTAAAATTCGACAAAAAAGCAGTAAATCAGAGCGAGAGAGAAGCGAAGCGACCGACCTAGGAGAAGCAGAGATAGTCAAAATCTTCGAGAAGAGATCGGGGCGGGAGATGGAGGCGATGAGCCCAATCATGGCGGAGACGGAATGGCCGACGTATATACACGACTGCACCTGAAGCTCGTCCAAAATAGCGAGAACGTCGCAGGCGTAGCCATCCAGCGACGTATACCTCTGGAAATCGAAGTAATCCGGATTGGTGGTGCCGGCGCCCATGTTATCGTACAAAATCACGCGGTAATCGTCCACCAAGTGCGGCACAAGATGCTTCCACACCGATTGATCCGTGCCGAATCCGTGCGCGAGCACGATCGTCTGCTGCCCTGACCCGATCACGCGAACATTGTGAGCCTCTTCCGCGATTCCCATTcttttcaaacttttttttttttttcctgtagAGATTTTTTGTTGTGTGAATAAGTGGACTTTGTAGGCAGTGTTTGGAATAGGAGATGAGAGGTGACAAATAATGCCACTTGATATATTAATAGAATAATATTTCTGTATATTTGATTATAAATATGAGTTGTTATTATAAGTAAATATGCGACATTATTTGTGACAGATACTTGCCACCTACTTTGTGAACTAGTATGGTAATGTGAGTTATGCATACAACTTGGTGTTTGCTTcgatttatactactactagtttatagttttggttgtaacttgtaagtataattaaaaactacaaaATATATTTGGATAGATGATTTGGGATTTAGAAATGAGTATATGTTAGAAAATAAGGATGCATGCATGCATTGACGGGTtgtgtatgtattttttatatataattatggtGTGAATCGTTTAGCTTAGCATTTCTTTTATTGGAGAAAGATGGACCACCAGATTTCGCGAGACATTTTGCGAGCTCGGGTGATGCAGTTATAGAATATAAAACTTGGGGCTaagtaaattatattttatattttatttattttctagttAATAGAATTTAGTAGAAGGAAAAATATTATGAGTAATTATTTTCCTTCTACCAAATtaggttttcctttttttttgcttattttccttttagttattttcctttagttttattttttataagttTGAGATTTCCCTTTGCCTATATAAAGGCTTCATTGTTGaactaaaaaaacaaacttttgaatattaattttacattgaGTTTTTATACTATGAAGTTCTCAATTAGTTGAGTTTTTTTTACCAATTCAGTCATTCTCCGCACGTATCTGCATCATCGGGTTAATGTGTTTGCATTTTTCAGCATGTATTTGCTCGATGCTCGCAAAAGTTTGCGACAACTCTGATAGAGAGCACACTTTCTGCTTGCAACATTGCGTTTTGCAACCACTTTGGTGCTGGCaaaagaaattttttaaaaaaatatggtTAAATAAGATAATGTTCAAGTATTAATTACTAGTTGCTAGTAAAATGATGGATAAATTCAGCTTCGCTAGATGTTACTTACTTCTCTAACTTGGGGAAAGAGTTATTTAATGTGTGTAAGTTTTGGGAAACTGAATTGTACACTATATCTCTAAAAAACAATGAAGCATATAGATTGGAGATTAATAACGTTAGTGTTCACCAAAAGTTGCCGGCTATAAGaaattttcctttttaagtaGTATTATAATTTGACAATGAGATTAAAAAAACATGATCATTAATACTTTAGCAATACTTACACTCCAATaaggaaaaaagaataaaaaagatGCCTTTGTAAGTAAAATCAATCaccactaatatttttttgtattcGATTCTattattgattgattgatgatctCCTTCTTTATTTTAATCTAAAAGCAGTATTTGGTTATGATTCTTAGTGATTTGGTTCCAAATTGTTGCTGAGAAAATCAAAAGCCTAACTTCATTAACAGTTCCTCATACCATTTTTTATCGTATCCCTTATAGGGGTGTCAAAATAGGTAGCGGGTATCAGGAAACCCTCAACCCGACCCGCCGGGTATCGGGTACCCACTACCCGACGACAATGGGAAAAGGGGCGGGATCGGGtagtttgttttaaatttttacgGGTATGGGTATACCCGCTACCCGTGCGGGTATACCCGTTAAACCCCGATAATACCCGTtatttttagggttagggttttaaaatattttattttagttaattagtttcaaatttatatataatcagtttatattaaacttttgaatggtgatttaattttagatatgcttgatgtttttatcatatttgcttatttgaaatttggatttgcaTTATATTTCATACGTAatcatattataattaatagatGAGAAATCACTATATTTGTGCATAGTTAATTGTTGGAAATTATGCAAATacaacaaagtaaaaaaaacctAAAATCATAGTGTAGCAACTAGCAACAATCCCAAAATTCATTCTAGAATTACAAACATGTACACAAAATTATTGTATTAGATGACTAGCATTAATGATAAGTGAAAACTAAAAGCATAATAGcattgaataatataatacaCAATTCAAATTATGCCTGCGGGGTTGGGATACCCGATGCGGGTATCGGGTTACCCTTATAACTATACGGGTCGGGATTGGGTAATATAATATTGAAGTTTTCGGGTACCGGTACCCGCAAAATCGGGTttgggtacccgcgggtacccgtttCGATCCCTTAGTTAAAAAACAACCATAGGTAAACCACCTTCTATTCACTAAATTATTCAtgagttttttaaaattttgctattcatatcttattttattaaaatatgaaattcttcaaattttaaaatttacattcattaaaatttttaaattgtgatacaattaaaattataaaattacatATTATTTGCAACTAAATCTTGGAGTATgtatcaaattttgaaaattcaattaatttacaTTCAATTTAAGTTTAACTAAGAttggaaaaattgaaaaacaaaaaaaaaaacataaaaactggaaaactaaaaacaaaaagaaattttaaaaaataagatgGAAAGGGTTTGACTCAAGTTTGGGTTATAGAAAACTCATTTACCACTACACTAGACACATTATTTATATGTACGAACACATTTATATACAATTAAGCCAAATTTTTTTCAACAAATGCAAAACCAATATATCATAtcaaagttacaacttacaagCAAAATTATAGTGGAAAAACTACTTATAAATAGCTCCTTCAACGCAACGCAAAATTCACTTAAGTTTTGTGCAGAattatttctcacaaaacataaTCTTTTACTAATTCATGGACACGATTTTAAGTAAAGttgatgtgaa
This sequence is a window from Salvia splendens isolate huo1 chromosome 5, SspV2, whole genome shotgun sequence. Protein-coding genes within it:
- the LOC121805096 gene encoding probable esterase D14L, giving the protein MGIAEEAHNVRVIGSGQQTIVLAHGFGTDQSVWKHLVPHLVDDYRVILYDNMGAGTTNPDYFDFQRYTSLDGYACDVLAILDELQVQSCIYVGHSVSAMIGLIASISRPDLFSKILTISASPRYVNEADYYGGFEQTELIQLFEAMKSNYKAWCDGFAPLCVGGDMESVSVQEFSRTLFNMRPDIALSVAQTIFYSDARPLLRHVTVPCHIIQSVKDLAVPVVVSEYLHQNLGGDSIVEVMSTDGHLPQLSSPEVVMPVLLRHIRYNIAA